The following coding sequences are from one Vicugna pacos chromosome 11, VicPac4, whole genome shotgun sequence window:
- the PLEKHA1 gene encoding pleckstrin homology domain-containing family A member 1 isoform X4, with product MKTVGNFFGGTSYWIPEKIVLYGTWIIHRTYLLDHHVLEPLNLPTFQSDATKLRPKAEFCFVMNAGMRKYFLQANDQQDLVEWVNVLNKAIKITVPKQSDSQPHSDNASRQGECGKKQVSYRTDIVGGVPIITPTQKEEVNECGESIDRNNLKRSQSHLPYFTPKPPSDSAVIKAGYCVKQGAVMKNWKRRYFQLDENTIGYFKSELEKEPLRVIPLKEVHKVQECKQSDIMMRDNLFEIVTSSRTFYVQADSPEEMHSWIKAVSGAIVAQRGPGRSAASEHSSGPSESRPALRSASAAAAASHSTASRSNSLVSGFTVEKRGFYESLAKVKPGNFKVQTVSPGEPAPKVTEPAVLKPQSKSGPQDHDCDPVDLDDASLPVSDV from the exons AACCTACCTTCTGGATCATCACGTGTTGGAGCCATTAAACTTACCTACATTTCAAAG CGATGCAACTAAGCTAAGGCCAAAGGCTGAGTTCTGTTTTG tTATGAATGCAGGGATGAGGAAATATTTCCTACAAGCCAATGATCAGCAGGACCTAGTAGAATGGGTAAATGTGTTGAACAAAGCTATAAAAATTACA GTACCAAAGCAGTCAGACTCACAGCCTCACTCTGATAACGCGAGTCGCCAAGGTGAATGTGGGAAGAAGCAAGTGTCTTACAGAACTGACATTGTTGGTGGCGTGCCCATCATTACCCCAACTCAG AAAGAAGAAGTAAATGAATGTGGTGAAAGTATTGACAGAAATAATTTGAAGCGGTCACAAAGCCATCTTCCTTACTTTACTCCTAAACCACCTTCAGACAGTGCAGTTATCAAAGCTGGATATTGTGTAAAACAAGGAGCAGTG AtgaaaaactggaagagaagataCTTTcaattggatgagaacacaatagGCTACTTCAAATCTGAACTG GAAAAGGAACCTCTCCGTGTAATACCACTTAAAGAGGTTCATAAAGTCCAGGAATGTAAGCAGAG TGACATAATGATGAGGGACAACCTCTTTGAAATTGTAACATCGTCTCGAACTTTCTATGTGCAG gcTGACAGCCCGGAGGAGATGCACAGCTGGATTAAAGCGGTCTCGGGTGCCATCGTAGCACAGCGGGGGCCTGGCAGATCGGCAGCTTCT GAGCATTCCAGCGGTCCTTCCGAGTCCAGACCCGCTCTCCGCTCGGCCAGCGCCGCCGCAGCCGCCTCACATTCCACAGCCTCTCGCAGCAACTCTCTGGTCTCAGGCTTTACCGTGGAGAAGCGAGGATTTTACGAATCTCTTGCCAAGGTCAAGCCAGGGAACTTCAAGGTCCAGACTGTCTCTCCAGGAGAACCAGCTCCCAAAGTGACTGAACCAGCTGTGCTAAAACCTCAAAGTAAAAGTGGCCCTCAGGACCACGACTGTGACCCCGTGGACCTGGATGACGCGAGCTTGCCAGTCAGTGACGTGTGA